From the Actinopolymorpha singaporensis genome, the window GCTGGTCATGAGTCGTCGTCCTCCTGTCGGCCGCGGGCCATCATCAGCTGTTCCAGGTCCAGCTCGCGCTCCACCTGGCGCAGCACCTCCTCCGGGATCCGCTTCTCGTCCCGGGCCTTAACGAAGACGCCGCGCTCGGCGTCCAGCATTCCCAGCCGCAGCCGGCGCATGGTCTCGGTGGGGGGTTCGCGGTCGGGGTTGCCGAGGCGTTCCCACACCTGGTTGGCGCGGATCTCGGCCGACTCGCGCAGCCGGTCGACGACGTAGTCGGGCGCGTCGCCGCGGTCGTCGTCCAGCCTGGCCAGGGCGGCGCGCATGGCGTCCTGGCGTACTTCCGCCTCGGCCAGCAGGTCCTTGCGCGGATCGTCCCGGCCGACACCCACGAGGCGGACCACCGCAGGCAGCGTCAGCCCCTGCGCGACCAGCGTCACCAGGATGACGACGAACGCGATGAACACCAGCAGTGCGCGTCCGGGGAACCGCAGCGGGAGGCTGAGCGCCGCCGCCAGCGTCACCACTCCGCGCATACCGGCCCAGGAGACCACCACGACGTTCGGCCACGGCGGATAGGCATGATGTGCCCGGTCCAGGCGCAGCATCGGAGGAAGGTACGCGCCGGGGAAAACCCACACGAACCTCCCGACCACGACGGTGGCGACCACGGCCACGGTCGCCGCGGTCACCAGTTGCCAACCCGACGCCAGGGCGTCCACCACCGACCGCATCTGCAGCCCGACGAGGAGGAACAGCGTCCCTTCGAGCAGGAACTGCGTCACCTTCCACACCGCGTCGATCTGCACCCGTGCCGCCGGGTCGAACATGCGGTCTCGGCGGTGTCCGAGGTAGAGGCCGCAGGTCACCACCGCGACGATGCCGGAGGCGCCGATGTAGTTCGCGGGTACGAAGGCCACGAACGGCGTGAGCAGGGAGATCGTGTTGTCCAGCAGCGCGTCCCGGGTGCGCTGGTGCAACCACATGGCGAGCATGGCGACCACGCCGCCGATCGCCAGCCCGCCGAACACGGAAAGGCTGAGCTGGCCGACGGCGCCGAGCCAGGTCACCGTCGTACCGAGGGCGGCCGACACCGCCACCCGCAGCGCCACCAGCGCGGTGGCGTCGTTGACCAGGCTCTCCCCCTCCAGGATCGTCACCACCTGGCGGGGAAGGTGCAGGCGGCGGGCGATCGCGCTGGCGGCCACCGCGTCCGGCGGCGCCACCACGGCCCCCAGCGCGAACGTCGCCGCCAGCGGGATCGACGGCACGACGGCGTGCAGGACCAGGCCGACGATCGCGGCGATGAACAGCACGTGCCCGAACGCCAGCAGCACGATCGGGCTCAGGTTGCTGCGGAACGCCGGCAGGGAGGTGCGGATCGCCCCGATGTAGAGCAGCAGCGGCAGGATGCCTTCGAGAACGAGCTCCGGCTCGAGGTGGATTTCGGGACCGATCGGGATGAACGAGAACGCAACGCCCGCCACGACCAGGAGGATCGGGGCGAGCAGACCGGTTCGGCGGGCCAGCCCGGAGACCAGCCCGACCACCGCCAGCAACAGAACTACGTCGAGCAGGCTCTCACGCACGTCACGAGACTAGCCGGGGTTACAAAACCAGCCCCGGCTGCCGCGACCTGCGCTTCCGCACGCCCGGAGGGCGCAGGCGCGCGGGTCTTCCGCGCCCGGCCGGCCAGGCGGAGGAGGAGGCACGTAGCGGTGTTCTACGTGCGACGACGACAACGCAGCCAGGCAGGATGCGGAGGCCCGCGGGTCAGGGCTGGTCGTAGTCGTAGAACCCGCGCCCGGACTTGCGGCCGAGCTCGCCGGCCTCGACCATCCGGGTCAGCAACTCCGGGGGGAAGAACTTCGGGTCGGCCGTCTCGTCCCAGATGTTGCGGGTGGCGTGCCGCAGGACGTCGACGCCGGTCAGGTCGGTGGTGGCCAGCGGGCCCATCGCGTGCCCGAAGCCAAGCTTGCAGGCGGTGTCGATGTCCTCGGCGGTGGCCACGCCGTCCTCCACCAGGCGTACCGCCTCCACCACCAGGGCGGAGATCAGCCGGGTGGTCACGAAGCCCGCGATGTCGCGGTTGACCACGACGCAGGTCTTGCCCACGGACTCGGCGAACTCCCGGGCGCGCTCCAGCGTCGCGTCGGAGGTGCGGTGACCGCGTACCAGCTCACACAGCCCCATCATCGGCACCGGCGAGAAGAAGTGCGTTCCTACCACCGCCTCCGGGCGGTTGGTGGCGGCGGCGATGCGGGTGATCGGGATCGCGGAGGTGTTGGTGGCCAGGACCGTGCCGTCGGGGCAGATCCGGTCCAGCTCGGCGAACACCTCGCGCTTGACGTCGAGGCGTTCGAACACCGCCTCCACCACGATGCCGGCCTTGGCGACCGCGCCCAGGTCGGTGGTCGTGGTGATCCGCCCCAGGGTCGCCTCGACGGCGTCCTCGGGGAGCTTGCCCTTGCGCGCGAACGTCTCCAGCGACCGCCGGATGCCGGCCGTCCCGCGTTCGAGCGCGTCGTCGGTGACGTCGCGGAGGATGACCTGCCAGCCCGCCGTGGCCGCCACCTGCGCAATCCCGGATCCCATCAATCCGGAACCTACGACCGCCACCGTGCGACTAATGAGTTCCGTCATGCAGGCACCTTACGAGAAGACGGCGACCAACACGGTGAGTCGCCGCGACGCGAAAGTCGCGGCGTACGACCACCAGGAGGGAGACGTATGAGCCGTACGAACACCGACACCATGGAGGTGTCGGGTGGGACGCCACTGGCCGGAGAGATCTCCGTGCGCGGGGCCAAGAACCTCGTCCCCAAGGCAATGGTGGCGGCCGTCCTCGGCGACCAGCCGTCGACGTTGACCAACGTGCCCCGGATCAGCGACGTCACGATCGTCCGCGAGCTGCTGGAGCTGCACGGAGTGACCGTGCGCGACGGGGCCGACGGGCCGCACTCGCTGGTCCTGGACCCCTCCCGGGTCGAGCAGGCGACGATGGGTGACATCGAGGTGCACGCGGGCTCCAGCCGGATCCCGATCCTGCTCTGCGGGCCGCTGCTGCACCGCGTCGGGCACGCGTTCATCCCGGACCTGGGCGGCTGCCGGATCGGCGACCGGCCGATCAACTTCCACCTGGACGCCCTCCGGCAGTTCGGCGCCGTCGTGGACAAGCGGCCGGAGGGCCTGCAGATCACCGCGCCGAACGGCCTCACCGGGACCCAGCTCGAACTCCCGTACCCGAGCGTCGGCAGCACCGAGCAGGTGCTCCTCACCGCCGTCCGCGCCCAGGGAGTCACCGAGTTGCGCAACGCCGCGGTCGAGCCGGAGATCATCGACCTGATCTGCGTCCTGCAGAAGATGGGCGCGATCATCAACCTCGACACCGACCGGGTCATCCGCATCACCGGCGTACGCCGGCTCGGCGGCTACATCCACGAGGCGCTGCCCGACCGGATGGAGACGGCCTCGTGGGCCTGCGCCGCCCTGGCCACCGGTGGCGAGGTGTTCGTCCGCAACGCCCGCCAGGTCGACCTGATGACGTTCCTGAACGTCTACCGCCGGGCCGGCGGGGAGTTCATGGTCACCCACGAGGGCATCCGGTTCTGGCACCCGGG encodes:
- the murA gene encoding UDP-N-acetylglucosamine 1-carboxyvinyltransferase, whose translation is MSRTNTDTMEVSGGTPLAGEISVRGAKNLVPKAMVAAVLGDQPSTLTNVPRISDVTIVRELLELHGVTVRDGADGPHSLVLDPSRVEQATMGDIEVHAGSSRIPILLCGPLLHRVGHAFIPDLGGCRIGDRPINFHLDALRQFGAVVDKRPEGLQITAPNGLTGTQLELPYPSVGSTEQVLLTAVRAQGVTELRNAAVEPEIIDLICVLQKMGAIINLDTDRVIRITGVRRLGGYIHEALPDRMETASWACAALATGGEVFVRNARQVDLMTFLNVYRRAGGEFMVTHEGIRFWHPGGKLNAVALETDVHPGFMTDWQQPLVVALTQATGLSILHETVYENRLGFTEALVRLGAQIQVFTDCLGATPCRFGRRNYTHSAVISGPTSLRGADLTVPDLRGGFSYMIAALAAQGRSTLRGIDIFARGYENFLPKLEGLGAQVDLR
- a CDS encoding 3-hydroxyacyl-CoA dehydrogenase family protein, which gives rise to MTELISRTVAVVGSGLMGSGIAQVAATAGWQVILRDVTDDALERGTAGIRRSLETFARKGKLPEDAVEATLGRITTTTDLGAVAKAGIVVEAVFERLDVKREVFAELDRICPDGTVLATNTSAIPITRIAAATNRPEAVVGTHFFSPVPMMGLCELVRGHRTSDATLERAREFAESVGKTCVVVNRDIAGFVTTRLISALVVEAVRLVEDGVATAEDIDTACKLGFGHAMGPLATTDLTGVDVLRHATRNIWDETADPKFFPPELLTRMVEAGELGRKSGRGFYDYDQP
- a CDS encoding Na+/H+ antiporter translates to MRESLLDVVLLLAVVGLVSGLARRTGLLAPILLVVAGVAFSFIPIGPEIHLEPELVLEGILPLLLYIGAIRTSLPAFRSNLSPIVLLAFGHVLFIAAIVGLVLHAVVPSIPLAATFALGAVVAPPDAVAASAIARRLHLPRQVVTILEGESLVNDATALVALRVAVSAALGTTVTWLGAVGQLSLSVFGGLAIGGVVAMLAMWLHQRTRDALLDNTISLLTPFVAFVPANYIGASGIVAVVTCGLYLGHRRDRMFDPAARVQIDAVWKVTQFLLEGTLFLLVGLQMRSVVDALASGWQLVTAATVAVVATVVVGRFVWVFPGAYLPPMLRLDRAHHAYPPWPNVVVVSWAGMRGVVTLAAALSLPLRFPGRALLVFIAFVVILVTLVAQGLTLPAVVRLVGVGRDDPRKDLLAEAEVRQDAMRAALARLDDDRGDAPDYVVDRLRESAEIRANQVWERLGNPDREPPTETMRRLRLGMLDAERGVFVKARDEKRIPEEVLRQVERELDLEQLMMARGRQEDDDS